One Ranitomeya imitator isolate aRanImi1 chromosome 1, aRanImi1.pri, whole genome shotgun sequence DNA window includes the following coding sequences:
- the PCDH7 gene encoding protocadherin-7 isoform X2 gives MRTVWGWCLFLLRVSLTLAASKQTLKYRLAEEGQPDIKIGNVASDIGIVTGSGEVTFSLESGSDYFKIDNMTGELSTTERRIDREKLPQCQMIFDENECFIDFEVSVIGPSQSWVELFEGRVVILDINDNTPTFPSPVLTLTVEENRPVGTLYLLPTATDRDFGRNGIERYELIQDAGESLFMSGRRSGGRLEAGESAPYPGKRRMETDSRSSVFELQVADTSDGEKQPQLIVKGALDREQRDSYELTLRVRDGGEQPRSSQSILRVLITDVNDNSPRFEKSVYEADLAENSAPGTPILQLKATDYDVGVNGQIEYVFGAATESVRRLLRLDENSGWLSVLHRIDREEVNQLRFTVMARDRGQPPKSDKATVILNIKDENDNVPLIDIRKIGRIPVKDGMASVAEDVLVDTPIALVQVSDRDQGENGVVTCTVVGDVPFQLKPASDSEGDQNKKKYFLHTSSPLDYENVKEYNVIIVAVDSGSPSLSSNNSLLVKVVDTNDNPPVFSQTVVEVAFPENNVPGERVATVIATDADSGKNAEIAYSLEQAMAGVFSIHPDTGDITANIVLDREQTDRYEFKVVAKDKGLPTILQGTATVVVQVADRNDNDPKFMQDVFNFYVKENLQPNSPVGMVTVMDADKGRNAEMSLFIEEDNGIFSIENNTGTICSTVSFDMEQQTSYTFKVKAVDGGDPPRSATATVSLFVMDENDNAPIITSPINSSYAVVSPSSIARTVVATVVATDTDSGVNADLNYSIVGGNPFKLFEINPASGVVSLVGKLTSKHYGLHRLVVQVNDSGQPSQSTTALVHVFINETVSNASVVDSQIARSLHIPLSQDIAGDPSYEMSKQRLSIVIGVVAGIMTVILIILVVVMARYCRAKSKNGYEAGKKDHEDFFTPQQHDKSKKPKKDKKNKKSKQPLYSSIVTVEASKPNGQRYDSVNEKLSDSPSMGRYRTVNGGPGSPDLARHYKSSSPLPTVQLHPQSPTAGKKHQAVQDLPPANTFVGAGDNISIGSDHCSEYSCQTNNKYSKQPFRRVTFSVVSQPQDPHQGSLQSCYDSGLEESETPSSKSSSGPRLGALPLPEDNYERTTPDGSVGEAEHMENEYQHYRNG, from the coding sequence ATGAGGACTGTGTGGGGCTGGTGCCTGTTCTTGCTCAGGGTCTCCCTCACCCTGGCAGCCTCCAAGCAGACGCTAAAGTACCGGCTGGCAGAGGAAGGGCAGCCAGACATCAAGATCGGGAATGTGGCTTCGGATATCGGCATCGTCACCGGCTCCGGGGAGGTGACCTTCAGCCTGGAATCCGGCTCCGACTACTTCAAGATCGACAACATGACCGGCGAGCTGAGCACTACCGAGCGCCGGATAGATCGGGAGAAGCTGCCGCAGTGCCAGATGATCTTCGACGAGAACGAGTGCTTCATAGACTTCGAGGTGTCGGTGATCGGACCTTCGCAGAGCTGGGTGGAGCTGTTTGAGGGTCGGGTGGTCATCCTGGACATTAACGACAACACTCCGACCTTTCCGTCCCCCGTGTTGACTCTTACCGTGGAGGAGAACCGGCCGGTGGGGACCCTCTACCTGCTGCCCACCGCGACTGATCGGGACTTTGGCCGTAACGGGATCGAGCGCTATGAGCTGATCCAGGACGCCGGGGAGAGTTTGTTCATGTCGGGGAGACGCTCCGGTGGTCGGTTGGAGGCTGGAGAGAGCGCCCCCTACCCGGGCAAGAGACGGATGGAGACGGACAGCCGGAGCAGCGTGTTTGAGCTGCAGGTGGCGGATACGTCTGATGGAGAGAAGCAGCCCCAGCTCATCGTCAAGGGGGCTCTGGACCGGGAGCAGAGGGACTCCTACGAGCTGACCCTGCGGGTGAGAGATGGGGGAGAGCAGCCCAGGTCGTCCCAGTCCATCCTCAGGGTGCTCATCACCGATGTCAACGATAACAGTCCCCGTTTTGAGAAAAGCGTATACGAAGCGGATCTGGCGGAGAACAGCGCGCCCGGGACCCCCATCCTGCAACTGAAGGCGACCGACTACGACGTGGGGGTGAACGGACAGATCGAATACGTGTTCGGGGCCGCGACGGAGTCGGTAAGGAGGTTGCTCAGGCTGGATGAGAACTCGGGGTGGTTGAGTGTCCTGCATAGGATAGACCGAGAGGAGGTGAACCAGCTGAGGTTCACTGTCATGGCCAGGGACAGGGGGCAGCCCCCCAAAAGTGACAAGGCCACTGTGATCCTCAACATCAAGGATGAGAACGACAATGTGCCCCTCATAGACATCAGGAAGATCGGTAGGATCCCAGTGAAGGACGGCATGGCTAGTGTGGCTGAAGACGTCCTGGTGGACACCCCCATAGCTTTAGTCCAGGTGTCTGATAGGGACCAAGGGGAGAATGGAGTAGTCACCTGCACTGTGGTGGGAGATGTCCCCTTCCAGCTCAAGCCTGCCAGCGATAGTGAGGGGGACCAGAACAAGAAGAAGTATTTCTTGCACACTTCATCTCCCTTGGACTATGAGAACGTGAAGGAGTACAATGTCATTATAGTAGCTGTGGACTCTGGGAGCCCCAGCCTGTCCAGTAATAACTCCCTACTGGTGAAGGTGGTGGACACTAATGACAACCCCCCAGTGTTCAGCCAGACTGTGGTGGAGGTAGCCTTCCCTGAGAACAACGTGCCCGGGGAGAGGGTGGCCACAGTTATCGCCACAGATGCAGACAGTGGGAAGAATGCAGAGATTGCCTACTCTTTGGAGCAGGCTATGGCCGGGGTCTTCTCCATTCACCCAGACACAGGAGACATCACGGCCAATATAGTCCTGGACAGGGAGCAGACTGACAGGTATGAGTTCAAAGTAGTTGCCAAAGACAAGGGTCTGCCCACCATCCTGCAGGGTACTGCCACTGTGGTTGTGCAGGTGGCTGATAGGAACGACAATGACCCCAAGTTTATGCAGGATGTCTTCAATTTCTACGTCAAGGAAAACTTACAACCCAACAGCCCTGTTGGGATGGTGACAGTGATGGATGCTGACAAAGGTCGCAATGCAGAGATGAGTTTATTTATAGAGGAAGATAATGGCATCTTTTCCATCGAGAACAATACCGGCACTATATGTTCTACTGTGTCCTTTGATATGGAGCAGCAAACCTCCTACACCTTCAAAGTTAAAGCAGTGGATGGTGGAGACCCTCCTAGGTCTGCTACTGCCACAGTGTCACTTTTTGTCATGGATGAGAACGACAATGCCCCAATCATCACCAGCCCCATCAACAGTTCTTATGCCGTGGTCTCCCCGTCCAGCATTGCCAGGACAGTGGTCGCTACTGTGGTGGCCACAGATACTGACTCTGGTGTCAACGCAGATCTGAATTACAGCATTGTTGGAGGAAATCCCTTTAAGCTCTTTGAAATCAACCCAGCCAGTGGAGTGGTATCACTAGTTGGCAAGCTGACCTCCAAACATTATGGCCTGCACAGGTTAGTGGTCCAGGTGAATGACAGTGGGCAACCGTCCCAGTCCACCACCGCTCTGGTCCATGTGTTTATTAATGAGACTGTGTCCAACGCCTCAGTTGTTGATTCCCAAATTGCCAGAAGTTTGCACATCCCATTAAGCCAGGATATTGCTGGAGATCCCAGCTATGAAATGAGCAAGCAGAGACTTAGCATAGTGATTGGAGTGGTGGCTGGGATCATGACTGTCATACTGATCATTCTAGTGGTGGTGATGGCACGTTACTGTAGGGCCAAAAGTAAAAATGGATACGAAGCTGGCAAGAAAGACCACGAGGACTTCTTCACCCCCCAACAGCATGACAAGTCTAAGAAACCCAAAAaagacaagaaaaataaaaaatctaaacagCCATTATATAGCAGCATAGTGACAGTGGAGGCTTCAAAGCCAAACGGGCAGAGATATGACAGTGTCAACGAGAAGCTGTCAGACAGCCCCAGCATGGGCAGATACAGAACTGTCAATGGAGGTCCTGGCAGTCCTGACCTGGCAAGGCACTACAAATCCAGCTCTCCACTCCCTACTGTGCAGCTCCATCCACAGTCACCCACTGCTGGGAAAAAGCACCAGGCTGTGCAAGATTTACCCCCGGCCAACACTTTTGTAGGAGCTGGAGACAACATCTCAATTGGATCAGACCATTGTTCTGAGTACAGTTGTCAGACCAATAACAAGTACAGCAAACAG
- the PCDH7 gene encoding protocadherin-7 isoform X3 translates to MRTVWGWCLFLLRVSLTLAASKQTLKYRLAEEGQPDIKIGNVASDIGIVTGSGEVTFSLESGSDYFKIDNMTGELSTTERRIDREKLPQCQMIFDENECFIDFEVSVIGPSQSWVELFEGRVVILDINDNTPTFPSPVLTLTVEENRPVGTLYLLPTATDRDFGRNGIERYELIQDAGESLFMSGRRSGGRLEAGESAPYPGKRRMETDSRSSVFELQVADTSDGEKQPQLIVKGALDREQRDSYELTLRVRDGGEQPRSSQSILRVLITDVNDNSPRFEKSVYEADLAENSAPGTPILQLKATDYDVGVNGQIEYVFGAATESVRRLLRLDENSGWLSVLHRIDREEVNQLRFTVMARDRGQPPKSDKATVILNIKDENDNVPLIDIRKIGRIPVKDGMASVAEDVLVDTPIALVQVSDRDQGENGVVTCTVVGDVPFQLKPASDSEGDQNKKKYFLHTSSPLDYENVKEYNVIIVAVDSGSPSLSSNNSLLVKVVDTNDNPPVFSQTVVEVAFPENNVPGERVATVIATDADSGKNAEIAYSLEQAMAGVFSIHPDTGDITANIVLDREQTDRYEFKVVAKDKGLPTILQGTATVVVQVADRNDNDPKFMQDVFNFYVKENLQPNSPVGMVTVMDADKGRNAEMSLFIEEDNGIFSIENNTGTICSTVSFDMEQQTSYTFKVKAVDGGDPPRSATATVSLFVMDENDNAPIITSPINSSYAVVSPSSIARTVVATVVATDTDSGVNADLNYSIVGGNPFKLFEINPASGVVSLVGKLTSKHYGLHRLVVQVNDSGQPSQSTTALVHVFINETVSNASVVDSQIARSLHIPLSQDIAGDPSYEMSKQRLSIVIGVVAGIMTVILIILVVVMARYCRAKSKNGYEAGKKDHEDFFTPQQHDKSKKPKKDKKNKKSKQPLYSSIVTVEASKPNGQRYDSVNEKLSDSPSMGRYRTVNGGPGSPDLARHYKSSSPLPTVQLHPQSPTAGKKHQAVQDLPPANTFVGAGDNISIGSDHCSEYSCQTNNKYSKQVTAHSSCEPQLRS, encoded by the coding sequence ATGAGGACTGTGTGGGGCTGGTGCCTGTTCTTGCTCAGGGTCTCCCTCACCCTGGCAGCCTCCAAGCAGACGCTAAAGTACCGGCTGGCAGAGGAAGGGCAGCCAGACATCAAGATCGGGAATGTGGCTTCGGATATCGGCATCGTCACCGGCTCCGGGGAGGTGACCTTCAGCCTGGAATCCGGCTCCGACTACTTCAAGATCGACAACATGACCGGCGAGCTGAGCACTACCGAGCGCCGGATAGATCGGGAGAAGCTGCCGCAGTGCCAGATGATCTTCGACGAGAACGAGTGCTTCATAGACTTCGAGGTGTCGGTGATCGGACCTTCGCAGAGCTGGGTGGAGCTGTTTGAGGGTCGGGTGGTCATCCTGGACATTAACGACAACACTCCGACCTTTCCGTCCCCCGTGTTGACTCTTACCGTGGAGGAGAACCGGCCGGTGGGGACCCTCTACCTGCTGCCCACCGCGACTGATCGGGACTTTGGCCGTAACGGGATCGAGCGCTATGAGCTGATCCAGGACGCCGGGGAGAGTTTGTTCATGTCGGGGAGACGCTCCGGTGGTCGGTTGGAGGCTGGAGAGAGCGCCCCCTACCCGGGCAAGAGACGGATGGAGACGGACAGCCGGAGCAGCGTGTTTGAGCTGCAGGTGGCGGATACGTCTGATGGAGAGAAGCAGCCCCAGCTCATCGTCAAGGGGGCTCTGGACCGGGAGCAGAGGGACTCCTACGAGCTGACCCTGCGGGTGAGAGATGGGGGAGAGCAGCCCAGGTCGTCCCAGTCCATCCTCAGGGTGCTCATCACCGATGTCAACGATAACAGTCCCCGTTTTGAGAAAAGCGTATACGAAGCGGATCTGGCGGAGAACAGCGCGCCCGGGACCCCCATCCTGCAACTGAAGGCGACCGACTACGACGTGGGGGTGAACGGACAGATCGAATACGTGTTCGGGGCCGCGACGGAGTCGGTAAGGAGGTTGCTCAGGCTGGATGAGAACTCGGGGTGGTTGAGTGTCCTGCATAGGATAGACCGAGAGGAGGTGAACCAGCTGAGGTTCACTGTCATGGCCAGGGACAGGGGGCAGCCCCCCAAAAGTGACAAGGCCACTGTGATCCTCAACATCAAGGATGAGAACGACAATGTGCCCCTCATAGACATCAGGAAGATCGGTAGGATCCCAGTGAAGGACGGCATGGCTAGTGTGGCTGAAGACGTCCTGGTGGACACCCCCATAGCTTTAGTCCAGGTGTCTGATAGGGACCAAGGGGAGAATGGAGTAGTCACCTGCACTGTGGTGGGAGATGTCCCCTTCCAGCTCAAGCCTGCCAGCGATAGTGAGGGGGACCAGAACAAGAAGAAGTATTTCTTGCACACTTCATCTCCCTTGGACTATGAGAACGTGAAGGAGTACAATGTCATTATAGTAGCTGTGGACTCTGGGAGCCCCAGCCTGTCCAGTAATAACTCCCTACTGGTGAAGGTGGTGGACACTAATGACAACCCCCCAGTGTTCAGCCAGACTGTGGTGGAGGTAGCCTTCCCTGAGAACAACGTGCCCGGGGAGAGGGTGGCCACAGTTATCGCCACAGATGCAGACAGTGGGAAGAATGCAGAGATTGCCTACTCTTTGGAGCAGGCTATGGCCGGGGTCTTCTCCATTCACCCAGACACAGGAGACATCACGGCCAATATAGTCCTGGACAGGGAGCAGACTGACAGGTATGAGTTCAAAGTAGTTGCCAAAGACAAGGGTCTGCCCACCATCCTGCAGGGTACTGCCACTGTGGTTGTGCAGGTGGCTGATAGGAACGACAATGACCCCAAGTTTATGCAGGATGTCTTCAATTTCTACGTCAAGGAAAACTTACAACCCAACAGCCCTGTTGGGATGGTGACAGTGATGGATGCTGACAAAGGTCGCAATGCAGAGATGAGTTTATTTATAGAGGAAGATAATGGCATCTTTTCCATCGAGAACAATACCGGCACTATATGTTCTACTGTGTCCTTTGATATGGAGCAGCAAACCTCCTACACCTTCAAAGTTAAAGCAGTGGATGGTGGAGACCCTCCTAGGTCTGCTACTGCCACAGTGTCACTTTTTGTCATGGATGAGAACGACAATGCCCCAATCATCACCAGCCCCATCAACAGTTCTTATGCCGTGGTCTCCCCGTCCAGCATTGCCAGGACAGTGGTCGCTACTGTGGTGGCCACAGATACTGACTCTGGTGTCAACGCAGATCTGAATTACAGCATTGTTGGAGGAAATCCCTTTAAGCTCTTTGAAATCAACCCAGCCAGTGGAGTGGTATCACTAGTTGGCAAGCTGACCTCCAAACATTATGGCCTGCACAGGTTAGTGGTCCAGGTGAATGACAGTGGGCAACCGTCCCAGTCCACCACCGCTCTGGTCCATGTGTTTATTAATGAGACTGTGTCCAACGCCTCAGTTGTTGATTCCCAAATTGCCAGAAGTTTGCACATCCCATTAAGCCAGGATATTGCTGGAGATCCCAGCTATGAAATGAGCAAGCAGAGACTTAGCATAGTGATTGGAGTGGTGGCTGGGATCATGACTGTCATACTGATCATTCTAGTGGTGGTGATGGCACGTTACTGTAGGGCCAAAAGTAAAAATGGATACGAAGCTGGCAAGAAAGACCACGAGGACTTCTTCACCCCCCAACAGCATGACAAGTCTAAGAAACCCAAAAaagacaagaaaaataaaaaatctaaacagCCATTATATAGCAGCATAGTGACAGTGGAGGCTTCAAAGCCAAACGGGCAGAGATATGACAGTGTCAACGAGAAGCTGTCAGACAGCCCCAGCATGGGCAGATACAGAACTGTCAATGGAGGTCCTGGCAGTCCTGACCTGGCAAGGCACTACAAATCCAGCTCTCCACTCCCTACTGTGCAGCTCCATCCACAGTCACCCACTGCTGGGAAAAAGCACCAGGCTGTGCAAGATTTACCCCCGGCCAACACTTTTGTAGGAGCTGGAGACAACATCTCAATTGGATCAGACCATTGTTCTGAGTACAGTTGTCAGACCAATAACAAGTACAGCAAACAG
- the PCDH7 gene encoding protocadherin-7 isoform X4: MRTVWGWCLFLLRVSLTLAASKQTLKYRLAEEGQPDIKIGNVASDIGIVTGSGEVTFSLESGSDYFKIDNMTGELSTTERRIDREKLPQCQMIFDENECFIDFEVSVIGPSQSWVELFEGRVVILDINDNTPTFPSPVLTLTVEENRPVGTLYLLPTATDRDFGRNGIERYELIQDAGESLFMSGRRSGGRLEAGESAPYPGKRRMETDSRSSVFELQVADTSDGEKQPQLIVKGALDREQRDSYELTLRVRDGGEQPRSSQSILRVLITDVNDNSPRFEKSVYEADLAENSAPGTPILQLKATDYDVGVNGQIEYVFGAATESVRRLLRLDENSGWLSVLHRIDREEVNQLRFTVMARDRGQPPKSDKATVILNIKDENDNVPLIDIRKIGRIPVKDGMASVAEDVLVDTPIALVQVSDRDQGENGVVTCTVVGDVPFQLKPASDSEGDQNKKKYFLHTSSPLDYENVKEYNVIIVAVDSGSPSLSSNNSLLVKVVDTNDNPPVFSQTVVEVAFPENNVPGERVATVIATDADSGKNAEIAYSLEQAMAGVFSIHPDTGDITANIVLDREQTDRYEFKVVAKDKGLPTILQGTATVVVQVADRNDNDPKFMQDVFNFYVKENLQPNSPVGMVTVMDADKGRNAEMSLFIEEDNGIFSIENNTGTICSTVSFDMEQQTSYTFKVKAVDGGDPPRSATATVSLFVMDENDNAPIITSPINSSYAVVSPSSIARTVVATVVATDTDSGVNADLNYSIVGGNPFKLFEINPASGVVSLVGKLTSKHYGLHRLVVQVNDSGQPSQSTTALVHVFINETVSNASVVDSQIARSLHIPLSQDIAGDPSYEMSKQRLSIVIGVVAGIMTVILIILVVVMARYCRAKSKNGYEAGKKDHEDFFTPQQHDKSKKPKKDKKNKKSKQPLYSSIVTVEASKPNGQRYDSVNEKLSDSPSMGRYRTVNGGPGSPDLARHYKSSSPLPTVQLHPQSPTAGKKHQAVQDLPPANTFVGAGDNISIGSDHCSEYSCQTNNKYSKQSHFLF, encoded by the coding sequence ATGAGGACTGTGTGGGGCTGGTGCCTGTTCTTGCTCAGGGTCTCCCTCACCCTGGCAGCCTCCAAGCAGACGCTAAAGTACCGGCTGGCAGAGGAAGGGCAGCCAGACATCAAGATCGGGAATGTGGCTTCGGATATCGGCATCGTCACCGGCTCCGGGGAGGTGACCTTCAGCCTGGAATCCGGCTCCGACTACTTCAAGATCGACAACATGACCGGCGAGCTGAGCACTACCGAGCGCCGGATAGATCGGGAGAAGCTGCCGCAGTGCCAGATGATCTTCGACGAGAACGAGTGCTTCATAGACTTCGAGGTGTCGGTGATCGGACCTTCGCAGAGCTGGGTGGAGCTGTTTGAGGGTCGGGTGGTCATCCTGGACATTAACGACAACACTCCGACCTTTCCGTCCCCCGTGTTGACTCTTACCGTGGAGGAGAACCGGCCGGTGGGGACCCTCTACCTGCTGCCCACCGCGACTGATCGGGACTTTGGCCGTAACGGGATCGAGCGCTATGAGCTGATCCAGGACGCCGGGGAGAGTTTGTTCATGTCGGGGAGACGCTCCGGTGGTCGGTTGGAGGCTGGAGAGAGCGCCCCCTACCCGGGCAAGAGACGGATGGAGACGGACAGCCGGAGCAGCGTGTTTGAGCTGCAGGTGGCGGATACGTCTGATGGAGAGAAGCAGCCCCAGCTCATCGTCAAGGGGGCTCTGGACCGGGAGCAGAGGGACTCCTACGAGCTGACCCTGCGGGTGAGAGATGGGGGAGAGCAGCCCAGGTCGTCCCAGTCCATCCTCAGGGTGCTCATCACCGATGTCAACGATAACAGTCCCCGTTTTGAGAAAAGCGTATACGAAGCGGATCTGGCGGAGAACAGCGCGCCCGGGACCCCCATCCTGCAACTGAAGGCGACCGACTACGACGTGGGGGTGAACGGACAGATCGAATACGTGTTCGGGGCCGCGACGGAGTCGGTAAGGAGGTTGCTCAGGCTGGATGAGAACTCGGGGTGGTTGAGTGTCCTGCATAGGATAGACCGAGAGGAGGTGAACCAGCTGAGGTTCACTGTCATGGCCAGGGACAGGGGGCAGCCCCCCAAAAGTGACAAGGCCACTGTGATCCTCAACATCAAGGATGAGAACGACAATGTGCCCCTCATAGACATCAGGAAGATCGGTAGGATCCCAGTGAAGGACGGCATGGCTAGTGTGGCTGAAGACGTCCTGGTGGACACCCCCATAGCTTTAGTCCAGGTGTCTGATAGGGACCAAGGGGAGAATGGAGTAGTCACCTGCACTGTGGTGGGAGATGTCCCCTTCCAGCTCAAGCCTGCCAGCGATAGTGAGGGGGACCAGAACAAGAAGAAGTATTTCTTGCACACTTCATCTCCCTTGGACTATGAGAACGTGAAGGAGTACAATGTCATTATAGTAGCTGTGGACTCTGGGAGCCCCAGCCTGTCCAGTAATAACTCCCTACTGGTGAAGGTGGTGGACACTAATGACAACCCCCCAGTGTTCAGCCAGACTGTGGTGGAGGTAGCCTTCCCTGAGAACAACGTGCCCGGGGAGAGGGTGGCCACAGTTATCGCCACAGATGCAGACAGTGGGAAGAATGCAGAGATTGCCTACTCTTTGGAGCAGGCTATGGCCGGGGTCTTCTCCATTCACCCAGACACAGGAGACATCACGGCCAATATAGTCCTGGACAGGGAGCAGACTGACAGGTATGAGTTCAAAGTAGTTGCCAAAGACAAGGGTCTGCCCACCATCCTGCAGGGTACTGCCACTGTGGTTGTGCAGGTGGCTGATAGGAACGACAATGACCCCAAGTTTATGCAGGATGTCTTCAATTTCTACGTCAAGGAAAACTTACAACCCAACAGCCCTGTTGGGATGGTGACAGTGATGGATGCTGACAAAGGTCGCAATGCAGAGATGAGTTTATTTATAGAGGAAGATAATGGCATCTTTTCCATCGAGAACAATACCGGCACTATATGTTCTACTGTGTCCTTTGATATGGAGCAGCAAACCTCCTACACCTTCAAAGTTAAAGCAGTGGATGGTGGAGACCCTCCTAGGTCTGCTACTGCCACAGTGTCACTTTTTGTCATGGATGAGAACGACAATGCCCCAATCATCACCAGCCCCATCAACAGTTCTTATGCCGTGGTCTCCCCGTCCAGCATTGCCAGGACAGTGGTCGCTACTGTGGTGGCCACAGATACTGACTCTGGTGTCAACGCAGATCTGAATTACAGCATTGTTGGAGGAAATCCCTTTAAGCTCTTTGAAATCAACCCAGCCAGTGGAGTGGTATCACTAGTTGGCAAGCTGACCTCCAAACATTATGGCCTGCACAGGTTAGTGGTCCAGGTGAATGACAGTGGGCAACCGTCCCAGTCCACCACCGCTCTGGTCCATGTGTTTATTAATGAGACTGTGTCCAACGCCTCAGTTGTTGATTCCCAAATTGCCAGAAGTTTGCACATCCCATTAAGCCAGGATATTGCTGGAGATCCCAGCTATGAAATGAGCAAGCAGAGACTTAGCATAGTGATTGGAGTGGTGGCTGGGATCATGACTGTCATACTGATCATTCTAGTGGTGGTGATGGCACGTTACTGTAGGGCCAAAAGTAAAAATGGATACGAAGCTGGCAAGAAAGACCACGAGGACTTCTTCACCCCCCAACAGCATGACAAGTCTAAGAAACCCAAAAaagacaagaaaaataaaaaatctaaacagCCATTATATAGCAGCATAGTGACAGTGGAGGCTTCAAAGCCAAACGGGCAGAGATATGACAGTGTCAACGAGAAGCTGTCAGACAGCCCCAGCATGGGCAGATACAGAACTGTCAATGGAGGTCCTGGCAGTCCTGACCTGGCAAGGCACTACAAATCCAGCTCTCCACTCCCTACTGTGCAGCTCCATCCACAGTCACCCACTGCTGGGAAAAAGCACCAGGCTGTGCAAGATTTACCCCCGGCCAACACTTTTGTAGGAGCTGGAGACAACATCTCAATTGGATCAGACCATTGTTCTGAGTACAGTTGTCAGACCAATAACAAGTACAGCAAACAG